One Aggregicoccus sp. 17bor-14 genomic window, TCCCATCCAGCGCCGAGCCCGCGAGCTGGATGTCCATGAGCACGGCCCGCAGCGCGCCCGCGGCCTGCCTCACGGCCCGGCAGGTGCTCTCCGCGTCCTTCGCGCGCACCAGCTCGAAGCGCTCCTCGAGCCACAGCTGCGCGAGCTCCCAGTTCTCGTCCTCATCTTCGACGTAGAGGATGCGGGGCAGGGGAGCACGCGCGGGAGCGCCGCCCGTGCTCGGGCTCACCTTCTTCACGAGCGGACCTCCGTGCCCGTGCTGCTCTCTCCCTCCGCGGTCTCCGCCGGGGCGAGCGGCAGGCGCACGTAGAAGGTGCTGCCCTGGCCCAGCGCGCTCTCGAGCCAGATGTCGCCGCCGTGCAGCTCCACCAGCCGCTTCACGATGGAGAGCCCGAGCCCGGTGCCGCCCACGCGCCGCGTGTGCGTGCCGTCCACCTGGCGGAAGCTCTCGAAGATGAGCCGGTGGTTCTGCGGAGCGATGCCCACGCCCTTGTCCTTCACGCTGAGCACCGCGCTGCCGTCCCCGTCCGGAGTCGCCGAGAGCTGCACGGCGCTCCCGTCCGGAGAGAACTTGAGTGCATTGGTGAGCAGGTTGATGAGCACCTGGGACGCGCGCAGCGGGTCTGCCC contains:
- a CDS encoding response regulator; its protein translation is MKKVSPSTGGAPARAPLPRILYVEDEDENWELAQLWLEERFELVRAKDAESTCRAVRQAAGALRAVLMDIQLAGSALDGIQLTRLLRGALPREQLPPYALDLPRVDAPIFFVTAYGGRYRESELREAGGTRLLPKPVDFEALVRELEAAAAPR